The Pseudolabrys sp. FHR47 genome contains a region encoding:
- a CDS encoding MFS transporter — protein sequence MTATPEADAATRRSFAEALAVYLKPRVLIVLLLGFSSGLPLALSGSTLAVWLTESHIDLATIGLFSLVGLPYTFKFLWAPLIDALDIPVLSRLLGRRRGWLMFTQLLLFVTIVILGFCDPLKSLPLIIVGAVLVATASATQDIVVDAFRVESLDTSEQGAGMAGYVAAYRIGMLASGAGVLFLVAWLEYKGVPRANVWMWGYIGAAFGMAIGIGATLFATEPDAPATAVDRSHNPLQRLYETATGAFGEFLARDAAIIVLLFVVLYKFCDAFAGALTAAFVIDIGFDKATYAAVVKGVGLAAALIGGFAGGAIVRALPLATSLWIGGIVQMASNLTFSWLALVGVSVPALTVTIIVENFTGAIGTVIFVAYLSALCGDRAHTATQYALLTALAAVGRTTLASGGGFIAEYSGWVTFFIITAVAAIPSLALLWWLQTRGHFAALDKPKGPLPTDN from the coding sequence ATGACCGCCACGCCCGAAGCCGACGCCGCGACCCGCCGCTCCTTCGCCGAGGCGCTCGCCGTCTATCTCAAGCCGCGCGTACTCATCGTGCTGCTGCTCGGCTTCTCGTCCGGCCTGCCGCTGGCGCTGTCGGGTTCAACGCTGGCGGTATGGCTGACCGAAAGCCATATTGACCTCGCCACCATCGGCCTGTTCTCGCTGGTCGGCCTGCCCTACACCTTCAAGTTCCTGTGGGCGCCGCTGATCGACGCGCTCGATATTCCGGTGCTGTCGCGCCTGCTCGGCCGCCGCCGCGGCTGGCTGATGTTCACGCAGCTTCTGCTGTTCGTCACCATTGTCATCCTCGGCTTCTGCGATCCCCTGAAATCGCTGCCACTGATCATCGTCGGCGCGGTGCTGGTCGCCACCGCCTCGGCAACGCAGGACATCGTGGTCGATGCCTTCCGCGTCGAAAGTCTCGACACCAGCGAACAGGGCGCCGGGATGGCCGGCTATGTCGCCGCCTATCGCATCGGCATGCTCGCCTCCGGCGCGGGCGTGCTGTTCCTCGTCGCCTGGCTGGAATACAAGGGCGTGCCGCGCGCCAATGTATGGATGTGGGGCTATATCGGCGCCGCCTTCGGCATGGCGATCGGCATCGGCGCGACCTTGTTCGCCACCGAGCCCGACGCGCCCGCGACGGCCGTCGACCGCTCGCATAATCCGCTGCAACGCCTGTATGAGACCGCGACCGGCGCCTTCGGCGAGTTCCTGGCGCGCGACGCCGCCATTATCGTGCTGCTGTTCGTCGTGCTGTACAAATTCTGCGACGCTTTCGCCGGCGCGCTCACCGCCGCTTTCGTCATCGATATCGGCTTCGACAAGGCGACCTATGCGGCGGTGGTGAAAGGCGTCGGGCTCGCCGCCGCGCTGATCGGCGGCTTTGCCGGCGGCGCCATTGTGCGCGCGCTGCCGCTTGCCACGAGCCTGTGGATCGGCGGCATCGTGCAGATGGCGTCCAACCTCACCTTCTCATGGCTGGCGCTGGTCGGCGTCAGCGTACCGGCGCTGACGGTGACCATCATCGTCGAGAACTTCACCGGCGCCATCGGCACCGTGATCTTCGTCGCCTACCTGTCGGCTTTGTGCGGCGACCGCGCCCACACGGCGACGCAATATGCGCTGCTCACCGCGCTCGCCGCCGTCGGCCGCACCACGCTCGCCTCGGGCGGCGGCTTCATCGCCGAATATTCCGGCTGGGTGACGTTCTTCATCATCACCGCTGTGGCGGCCATTCCATCGCTGGCCTTGCTGTGGTGGCTGCAGACGCGCGGCCATTTCGCCGCGCTCGACAAGCCGAAGGGGCCGCTGCCGACCGACAATTAG
- a CDS encoding DNA recombination protein RmuC, with protein sequence MNPPLTDQLREFLQSSAALPVGLAIAALAVICLIAILVILLRPKKPEVDAEQDQRLRELNARLDAMGAWLQNAHGQLAQTVNTRLDAVSQNLGESMKTTAKHTSDHLQALHSRLAVIDSAQKNITELSSTVTSLQNVLSNKQSRGAFGQGQLEAIIMDVLPKGAYEFQYSLSNRTKPDCVVFMPDSGPLVIDAKFPLEALTALRAAESDEERKFAAARVRTDITKHVSDIAGKYLLPGETQDIALMFIPSESVYADLHEQFDDLVQKAQRARVMIVSPTLMVMAIQVIKQVRKDAEMREAADQIRTEVGMMMKDVTLLSERVRKLQSHFNQANADIDSILISTGKIEKRAGKIEGLDFDADTPASADVIAAPVRKIAGE encoded by the coding sequence ATGAACCCTCCCCTGACCGATCAGCTTCGCGAATTCCTGCAATCGTCGGCTGCCCTGCCCGTCGGGCTGGCCATCGCGGCGCTCGCCGTCATCTGCCTCATCGCCATCCTGGTCATTCTGCTGCGGCCGAAGAAGCCGGAGGTCGACGCGGAGCAGGACCAGCGGCTGCGCGAACTCAACGCACGGCTCGACGCCATGGGCGCGTGGCTGCAGAACGCGCACGGCCAACTGGCCCAGACGGTCAACACCCGGCTCGACGCGGTGAGCCAGAACCTCGGCGAGTCGATGAAGACCACCGCCAAGCACACCTCCGATCATTTGCAGGCGCTGCATTCGCGGCTGGCGGTGATCGATTCGGCGCAGAAGAACATCACTGAACTCTCGTCGACCGTGACCTCGTTGCAGAACGTGCTGAGCAACAAGCAGTCGCGCGGCGCCTTCGGACAGGGCCAGCTCGAGGCCATCATCATGGATGTGCTGCCGAAGGGCGCCTACGAATTCCAGTACAGCCTGTCGAACCGCACCAAGCCGGACTGCGTGGTGTTCATGCCCGACTCCGGGCCTTTGGTAATCGACGCCAAGTTTCCGCTCGAGGCGCTGACTGCGCTGCGCGCCGCCGAGAGCGACGAGGAACGCAAGTTCGCCGCCGCCCGCGTGCGCACCGACATCACCAAACATGTCTCCGATATTGCCGGCAAATATCTCCTGCCCGGCGAGACACAGGACATCGCGCTGATGTTCATCCCGTCGGAATCGGTCTATGCCGATCTGCACGAACAGTTCGACGATCTGGTGCAGAAGGCGCAGCGCGCCCGCGTCATGATCGTGTCGCCGACTTTGATGGTCATGGCGATTCAGGTCATCAAGCAGGTGCGCAAGGATGCCGAGATGCGCGAGGCCGCCGACCAGATCCGCACCGAGGTCGGCATGATGATGAAGGACGTCACCTTGCTGTCCGAGCGCGTGCGCAAGCTGCAATCGCACTTCAACCAGGCCAATGCCGACATTGACAGCATCCTGATCTCGACCGGCAAGATCGAGAAGCGCGCCGGCAAGATCGAGGGCCTCGATTTCGACGCCGACACGCCCGCCAGCGCCGACGTGATCGCCGCGCCGGTGCGCAAGATCGCGGGGGAGTAG
- the def gene encoding peptide deformylase: MAIRDILIIPEKKLRLVSEPIKAFDKPLRTLVDDMFETMYEAPGIGLAAIQIGEPVRVVTIDVAKKDDPKAPQVFINPEIVWSSEEHSVYEEGCLSIPEYYEEVERPAKVRVKFFDADGKPQELEADGLLATCLQHEIDHLNGVLFIDHISKLKRDRVIKKFTKAAKHGVSPALAKDKEPSHHIG, encoded by the coding sequence ATGGCGATCCGCGACATCCTCATCATCCCCGAAAAGAAGCTCCGGCTGGTTTCCGAGCCGATCAAGGCGTTCGACAAGCCGCTGCGCACTTTGGTCGACGACATGTTCGAGACCATGTACGAGGCGCCGGGCATTGGGCTCGCCGCCATCCAGATCGGCGAGCCGGTCCGCGTCGTCACCATTGACGTCGCCAAGAAGGACGACCCGAAGGCGCCGCAGGTCTTTATCAATCCGGAGATCGTTTGGTCCTCGGAGGAGCACTCGGTCTACGAGGAAGGCTGCCTGTCGATTCCGGAATATTACGAGGAGGTCGAGCGGCCGGCGAAGGTGCGGGTCAAGTTCTTCGACGCCGACGGCAAGCCGCAAGAACTGGAAGCCGACGGTCTGCTAGCGACCTGCCTGCAGCACGAGATCGACCACCTCAACGGTGTGCTGTTCATCGATCACATTTCCAAACTGAAGCGCGATCGCGTGATCAAGAAGTTTACCAAGGCCGCCAAGCACGGCGTCTCGCCCGCGCTCGCCAAGGATAAAGAGCCGTCGCATCATATCGGCTGA
- the fmt gene encoding methionyl-tRNA formyltransferase — translation MSLRLIFMGTPDFAVPTLLALHAAGHEIAAVYTRAAKPGGRRGLDLVPTPVEREATKLGLKVLTPKSLRNDEAQAEFVALNADAAIVVAYGLILPKPVLEAPRLGCFNVHASLLPRWRGAAPIHRAIMAGDAETGVTIMQMDEGLDTGAMMMREAMPIAADATTGELHDALAAMGARLMPVALAAADRGSLKPTPQPAEGVTYAEKIAKSEARIDWSRPARDVHNHIRGLSPFPGAWFEFDGARVKVLRSTLGSGSGAPGTALDDNLTIACGDGAVRLVQVQREGKKAMSAEEFLRGNALRKGTALS, via the coding sequence ATGTCGCTCCGCCTCATCTTCATGGGCACGCCCGACTTCGCGGTGCCGACCTTGCTGGCGCTGCATGCGGCCGGGCATGAGATCGCCGCGGTCTATACGCGCGCGGCCAAGCCCGGCGGGCGGCGCGGCCTCGATCTGGTGCCGACGCCGGTTGAGCGTGAAGCGACCAAACTCGGGCTCAAGGTGCTGACGCCGAAATCCCTGCGCAACGACGAGGCGCAGGCCGAATTCGTCGCTCTCAACGCCGATGCCGCCATCGTCGTCGCTTACGGCCTTATCCTGCCGAAACCTGTGCTGGAAGCGCCGCGGCTCGGCTGCTTCAATGTCCATGCCTCGCTGCTGCCGCGCTGGCGCGGCGCTGCGCCCATTCACCGCGCCATTATGGCCGGCGATGCCGAGACCGGCGTCACCATCATGCAGATGGACGAGGGCCTCGACACCGGCGCCATGATGATGCGCGAGGCAATGCCGATCGCCGCCGACGCCACGACCGGTGAATTGCACGATGCGCTAGCCGCGATGGGCGCGCGGCTGATGCCGGTAGCGCTGGCCGCGGCCGATCGCGGTTCGCTCAAGCCGACGCCGCAGCCGGCCGAGGGCGTCACCTACGCCGAGAAGATTGCCAAAAGCGAAGCGCGCATCGACTGGTCGCGACCGGCGCGCGACGTGCACAATCACATCCGCGGTCTGTCGCCGTTTCCCGGCGCCTGGTTCGAGTTCGACGGCGCGCGCGTGAAAGTGCTGCGCTCGACACTTGGGTCGGGGTCCGGTGCGCCCGGCACCGCATTGGACGACAATCTCACCATCGCCTGCGGCGACGGCGCGGTGCGACTCGTCCAGGTGCAGCGTGAAGGCAAGAAGGCCATGAGCGCCGAGGAATTCCTGCGCGGCAATGCGCTGCGAAAGGGAACGGCCCTGTCGTGA